A window from Athalia rosae chromosome 5, iyAthRosa1.1, whole genome shotgun sequence encodes these proteins:
- the LOC105691302 gene encoding lipase 3 isoform X4: MTASLSFSEIIRNRIMTGGLDHDEVHMTTPELIRLHGYPAEVHHTWTEDGYRLEMHRVPRPLSERIPITTTETQYPSSPEQQPETNVNDPPTVGIEELTTLQPKDRPPVLILHGLLSSSADFVLLGPQKALAYALCDSGYDVWLGNSRGNTYSQVHKEYTVKDRRFWDFSWNEMGYYDLPSMIDYILETTGHTSLYYVGYSQGTTIFYVMASERPEYNAKVRAMISLAPIAFLSNHRSPLLKCVVHLYTLMEWGSAYCNIHQWFPRNKLQARALGTLIRNAPGTLTQGVCTSWLYLIAGFGSNQLDSSMLPLIFGHFPAGSSYKQIVHYGQNMKSVGYFRKFDYGKEENLKLYGSAVPPKYNLGKVKVPVTIFYSENDFMTDPRDVATLAEKLPNCIEKYKIPYPKFNHIDYLWGMDARTLVYNYIIKILKRS, encoded by the exons ATGACCGCCTCCCTTTCGTTTAGTGAAATTATTCGTAATCGTATAATGACCGGAGGTTTGGATCACGATGAAGTTCACATGACGACG CCTGAGTTGATCAGACTGCACGGTTATCCCGCGGAAGTACATCACACCTGGACCGAAGATGGATATCGTCTCGAGATGCATCGTGTACCCCGACCACTTTCCGAAAGGATACCGATCACGACTACGGAAACGCAATACCCATCCAGCCCCGAACAACAACCGGAAACGAACGTAAACGATCCACCCACTGTAGGAATAGAAGAACTGACCACCTTACAACCAAAGGACAGACCACCCGTTCTCATTTTACACGGTCTGTTGTCTAGTTCCGCGGACTTTGTTCTTCTTGGACCGCAAAAAGCTCTCG CCTATGCCTTGTGCGACAGCGGGTACGATGTTTGGCTTGGAAATTCCAGAGGCAACACTTACTCGCAGGTTCACAAGGAGTACACGGTTAAAGATAGACGATTTTGGGACTTCAG CTGGAACGAGATGGGATATTACGATCTGCCATCGATGATCGACTATATCCTAGAAACGACTGGTCATACGTCGTTGTACTACGTCGGCTACAGCCAGGGTACTACCATTTTTTACGTGATGGCGAGCGAAAGGCCAGAGTACAACGCGAAAGTCCGTGCTATGATCAGTCTCGCGCCAATTGCATTTCTCTCGAACCACCGAAGTCCTCTGCTCAAGTGCGTAGTTCACTTGTACACGCTGATGGAG TGGGGTTCGGCGTACTGTAATATCCACCAGTGGTTCCCAAGGAATAAACTCCAAGCCCGTGCTCTCGGTACTCTCATAAGAAATGCACCTGGGACCTTAACGCAAGGTGTGTGCACCTCGTGGCTTTACCTGATCGCCGGATTCGGCAGCAATCAACTCGACAGTTCCATGCTTCCTCTGATATTTGGACATTTCCCTGCGGGATCTTCGTACAAACAAATTGTTCATTACGGACAAAATATGAAGTCCG TAGgatatttcagaaaattcgATTACGGCAAGGAAGAAAATCTTAAATTATACGGAAGTGCCGTACCACCGAAGTATAACCTTGGCAAGGTCAAAGTTCCTGTCACTATATTCTACAGCGAGAACGACTTCATGACGGATCCTCGC GACGTGGCAACGCTGGCGGAAAAACTACCGAATTGCATCGAGAAATACAAAATTCCGTATCCCAAATTCAATCATATCGATTACCTGTGGGGGATGGATGCTAGGACTCTTGTCTACAACTACATCATAAAGATTCTCAAGCGGTCCTAG
- the LOC105691302 gene encoding gamma-aminobutyric acid receptor subunit beta-like isoform X1, whose translation MLPRHVRILVFLLFYSQDHRVGGTKDSSSTNTGMSDRLENVTQTISRILEGYDIRLRPNFGGEPLLVGMDLTIASFDAISEVNMDYTITMYLNQYWKDERLAFSNEEEVLTLSGDFAEKIWVPDTFFANDKNSFLHDVTERNKLVRLSGDGSVTYGMRFTTTLACMMDLHYYPLDSQNCTVEIESYGYTVLDVVMYWKETPVRGVEEAELPQFTIIGYETNDRKERLATGIYQRLSLSFKLQRNIGYFVFQTYLPSILIVMLSWVSFWINHEATSARVALGITTVLTMTTISTGVRSSLPRISYVKAIDIYLVMCFVFVFAALLEYAAVNYTYWGARAKKKTKKKDGTEKKAATTPKIGAGSKPGTPFADATDADIIELQDLRMSPLPSIRSRSGIGAGSGIAGVAVKDHDPAKFPPSFRISRAAGYTTHCRTSGLRYRGNRQHKPKQVLHALRRGASVLKASMPKIKDVNVIDKYSRIIFPVSFLLFNAVYWIFYVL comes from the exons ATGTTACCGAGGCATGTTCGCATCCTGGTATTTCTTCTGTTCTATTCTCAAGATCACAGAGTTGG GGGCACCAAAGATAGCAGCTCGACGAACACGGGGATGTCGGATAGGCTGGAAAATGTCACCCAGACGATTTCCAGGATCCTCGAAGGATACGACATCAGATTGAGGCCCAACTTTGGCG GGGAGCCACTTCTGGTGGGGATGGATCTGACCATCGCCAGTTTCGATGCCATATCAGAAGTTAATATG GATTACACGATCACCATGTACCTCAATCAATACTGGAAAGACGAAAGATTGGCATTTTCCAACGAAGAAGAAGTCCTGACGCTCAGCGGAGATTTTGCCGAAAAGATCTGGGTGCCCGACACCTTTTTTGCCAACGATAAAAATAG cTTTCTTCACGATGTTACCGAGCGGAATAAATTGGTGCGATTATCCGGCGACGGTTCCGTTACCTACGGTATGAGGTTCACGACGACCTTAGCCTGCATGATGGACCTTCATTACTATCCATTGGACTCTCAGAATTGCACCGTCGAGATTGAAAGTT ATGGGTACACGGTCCTCGACGTCGTCATGTACTGGAAAGAGACCCCCGTTCGGGGAGTCGAAGAAGCTGAACTACCCCAATTCACGATTATCGGCTACGAGACAAACGACCGGAAGGAAAGATTGGCTACTGGGATCTACCAGCGATTGTCCCTTAGTTTTAAACTACAAAGAAACATCGGCTACTTCGTGTTTCAAACATATCTTCCCAGCATTTTGATTGTGATGCTCAGCTGGGTCAGCTTTTGGATAAATCACGAGGCCACCAGCGCCAGAGTGGCTCTCG GTATTACGACGGTCttaacgatgacgacgatatcTACGGGGGTCAGAAGTTCCCTGCCAAGAATAAGTTACGTTAAGGCGATCGACATCTATCTCGTTATGTGTTTTGTATTCGTATTCGCCGCACTCCTCGAGTACGCCGCTGTTAACTACACCTACTGGGGAGCGAGGGCCAAAAagaagaccaaaaaaaaggatggaacTGAAAAGAAAGCAGCTACCACACCAAAAATTG GTGCAGGTAGTAAACCCGGCACCCCGTTCGCTGACGCGACCGACGCCGACATAATCGAGCTCCAGGATTTGAGGATGTCGCCGTTGCCGAGCATTAGAAGCAGATCGGGAATTGGGGCTGGCTCAGGAATCGCGGGGGTGGCAGTCAAGGATCACGATCCTGCCAAATTTCCACCGAGTTTTAGAATCTCACGGGCTGCTGGGTACACCACTCACTGCCGAACTAGTGGTCTTCGGTATCGAGGGAACAGACAGCACAAGCCCAAG CAGGTGTTACATGCATTACGGAGGGGAGCTTCGGTGCTAAAAGCTTCTAtgccaaaaataaaagacgttAACGTGATCGACAAATATTCAAGAATTATATTTCCGGTTAGTTTTCTTCTGTTCAACGCTGTGTACTGGATTTTCTACGTCCTGTAG
- the LOC105691302 gene encoding gamma-aminobutyric acid receptor subunit beta-like isoform X3 — protein MSDRLENVTQTISRILEGYDIRLRPNFGGEPLLVGMDLTIASFDAISEVNMDYTITMYLNQYWKDERLAFSNEEEVLTLSGDFAEKIWVPDTFFANDKNSFLHDVTERNKLVRLSGDGSVTYGMRFTTTLACMMDLHYYPLDSQNCTVEIESYGYTVLDVVMYWKETPVRGVEEAELPQFTIIGYETNDRKERLATGIYQRLSLSFKLQRNIGYFVFQTYLPSILIVMLSWVSFWINHEATSARVALGITTVLTMTTISTGVRSSLPRISYVKAIDIYLVMCFVFVFAALLEYAAVNYTYWGARAKKKTKKKDGTEKKAATTPKIGAGSKPGTPFADATDADIIELQDLRMSPLPSIRSRSGIGAGSGIAGVAVKDHDPAKFPPSFRISRAAGYTTHCRTSGLRYRGNRQHKPKQVLHALRRGASVLKASMPKIKDVNVIDKYSRIIFPVSFLLFNAVYWIFYVL, from the exons ATGTCGGATAGGCTGGAAAATGTCACCCAGACGATTTCCAGGATCCTCGAAGGATACGACATCAGATTGAGGCCCAACTTTGGCG GGGAGCCACTTCTGGTGGGGATGGATCTGACCATCGCCAGTTTCGATGCCATATCAGAAGTTAATATG GATTACACGATCACCATGTACCTCAATCAATACTGGAAAGACGAAAGATTGGCATTTTCCAACGAAGAAGAAGTCCTGACGCTCAGCGGAGATTTTGCCGAAAAGATCTGGGTGCCCGACACCTTTTTTGCCAACGATAAAAATAG cTTTCTTCACGATGTTACCGAGCGGAATAAATTGGTGCGATTATCCGGCGACGGTTCCGTTACCTACGGTATGAGGTTCACGACGACCTTAGCCTGCATGATGGACCTTCATTACTATCCATTGGACTCTCAGAATTGCACCGTCGAGATTGAAAGTT ATGGGTACACGGTCCTCGACGTCGTCATGTACTGGAAAGAGACCCCCGTTCGGGGAGTCGAAGAAGCTGAACTACCCCAATTCACGATTATCGGCTACGAGACAAACGACCGGAAGGAAAGATTGGCTACTGGGATCTACCAGCGATTGTCCCTTAGTTTTAAACTACAAAGAAACATCGGCTACTTCGTGTTTCAAACATATCTTCCCAGCATTTTGATTGTGATGCTCAGCTGGGTCAGCTTTTGGATAAATCACGAGGCCACCAGCGCCAGAGTGGCTCTCG GTATTACGACGGTCttaacgatgacgacgatatcTACGGGGGTCAGAAGTTCCCTGCCAAGAATAAGTTACGTTAAGGCGATCGACATCTATCTCGTTATGTGTTTTGTATTCGTATTCGCCGCACTCCTCGAGTACGCCGCTGTTAACTACACCTACTGGGGAGCGAGGGCCAAAAagaagaccaaaaaaaaggatggaacTGAAAAGAAAGCAGCTACCACACCAAAAATTG GTGCAGGTAGTAAACCCGGCACCCCGTTCGCTGACGCGACCGACGCCGACATAATCGAGCTCCAGGATTTGAGGATGTCGCCGTTGCCGAGCATTAGAAGCAGATCGGGAATTGGGGCTGGCTCAGGAATCGCGGGGGTGGCAGTCAAGGATCACGATCCTGCCAAATTTCCACCGAGTTTTAGAATCTCACGGGCTGCTGGGTACACCACTCACTGCCGAACTAGTGGTCTTCGGTATCGAGGGAACAGACAGCACAAGCCCAAG CAGGTGTTACATGCATTACGGAGGGGAGCTTCGGTGCTAAAAGCTTCTAtgccaaaaataaaagacgttAACGTGATCGACAAATATTCAAGAATTATATTTCCGGTTAGTTTTCTTCTGTTCAACGCTGTGTACTGGATTTTCTACGTCCTGTAG
- the LOC105691302 gene encoding lipase 3 isoform X5, whose protein sequence is MTASLSFSEIIRNRIMTGGLDHDEVHMTTPELIRLHGYPAEVHHTWTEDGYRLEMHRVPRPLSERIPITTTETQYPSSPEQQPETNVNDPPTVGIEELTTLQPKDRPPVLILHGLLSSSADFVLLGPQKALAYALCDSGYDVWLGNSRGNTYSQVHKEYTVKDRRFWDFSWNEMGYYDLPSMIDYILETTGHTSLYYVGYSQGTTIFYVMASERPEYNAKVRAMISLAPIAFLSNHRSPLLKCVVHLYTLMEWGSAYCNIHQWFPRNKLQARALGTLIRNAPGTLTQGVCTSWLYLIAGFGSNQLDSSMLPLIFGHFPAGSSYKQIVHYGQNMKSGYFRKFDYGKEENLKLYGSAVPPKYNLGKVKVPVTIFYSENDFMTDPRDVATLAEKLPNCIEKYKIPYPKFNHIDYLWGMDARTLVYNYIIKILKRS, encoded by the exons ATGACCGCCTCCCTTTCGTTTAGTGAAATTATTCGTAATCGTATAATGACCGGAGGTTTGGATCACGATGAAGTTCACATGACGACG CCTGAGTTGATCAGACTGCACGGTTATCCCGCGGAAGTACATCACACCTGGACCGAAGATGGATATCGTCTCGAGATGCATCGTGTACCCCGACCACTTTCCGAAAGGATACCGATCACGACTACGGAAACGCAATACCCATCCAGCCCCGAACAACAACCGGAAACGAACGTAAACGATCCACCCACTGTAGGAATAGAAGAACTGACCACCTTACAACCAAAGGACAGACCACCCGTTCTCATTTTACACGGTCTGTTGTCTAGTTCCGCGGACTTTGTTCTTCTTGGACCGCAAAAAGCTCTCG CCTATGCCTTGTGCGACAGCGGGTACGATGTTTGGCTTGGAAATTCCAGAGGCAACACTTACTCGCAGGTTCACAAGGAGTACACGGTTAAAGATAGACGATTTTGGGACTTCAG CTGGAACGAGATGGGATATTACGATCTGCCATCGATGATCGACTATATCCTAGAAACGACTGGTCATACGTCGTTGTACTACGTCGGCTACAGCCAGGGTACTACCATTTTTTACGTGATGGCGAGCGAAAGGCCAGAGTACAACGCGAAAGTCCGTGCTATGATCAGTCTCGCGCCAATTGCATTTCTCTCGAACCACCGAAGTCCTCTGCTCAAGTGCGTAGTTCACTTGTACACGCTGATGGAG TGGGGTTCGGCGTACTGTAATATCCACCAGTGGTTCCCAAGGAATAAACTCCAAGCCCGTGCTCTCGGTACTCTCATAAGAAATGCACCTGGGACCTTAACGCAAGGTGTGTGCACCTCGTGGCTTTACCTGATCGCCGGATTCGGCAGCAATCAACTCGACAGTTCCATGCTTCCTCTGATATTTGGACATTTCCCTGCGGGATCTTCGTACAAACAAATTGTTCATTACGGACAAAATATGAAGTCCG gatatttcagaaaattcgATTACGGCAAGGAAGAAAATCTTAAATTATACGGAAGTGCCGTACCACCGAAGTATAACCTTGGCAAGGTCAAAGTTCCTGTCACTATATTCTACAGCGAGAACGACTTCATGACGGATCCTCGC GACGTGGCAACGCTGGCGGAAAAACTACCGAATTGCATCGAGAAATACAAAATTCCGTATCCCAAATTCAATCATATCGATTACCTGTGGGGGATGGATGCTAGGACTCTTGTCTACAACTACATCATAAAGATTCTCAAGCGGTCCTAG
- the LOC105691302 gene encoding lipase 3 isoform X6 — MVVGRCGSTACYPELIRLHGYPAEVHHTWTEDGYRLEMHRVPRPLSERIPITTTETQYPSSPEQQPETNVNDPPTVGIEELTTLQPKDRPPVLILHGLLSSSADFVLLGPQKALAYALCDSGYDVWLGNSRGNTYSQVHKEYTVKDRRFWDFSWNEMGYYDLPSMIDYILETTGHTSLYYVGYSQGTTIFYVMASERPEYNAKVRAMISLAPIAFLSNHRSPLLKCVVHLYTLMEWGSAYCNIHQWFPRNKLQARALGTLIRNAPGTLTQGVCTSWLYLIAGFGSNQLDSSMLPLIFGHFPAGSSYKQIVHYGQNMKSVGYFRKFDYGKEENLKLYGSAVPPKYNLGKVKVPVTIFYSENDFMTDPRDVATLAEKLPNCIEKYKIPYPKFNHIDYLWGMDARTLVYNYIIKILKRS, encoded by the exons ATGGTCGTCGGTCGGTGCGGTTCTACGGCGTGTTAC CCTGAGTTGATCAGACTGCACGGTTATCCCGCGGAAGTACATCACACCTGGACCGAAGATGGATATCGTCTCGAGATGCATCGTGTACCCCGACCACTTTCCGAAAGGATACCGATCACGACTACGGAAACGCAATACCCATCCAGCCCCGAACAACAACCGGAAACGAACGTAAACGATCCACCCACTGTAGGAATAGAAGAACTGACCACCTTACAACCAAAGGACAGACCACCCGTTCTCATTTTACACGGTCTGTTGTCTAGTTCCGCGGACTTTGTTCTTCTTGGACCGCAAAAAGCTCTCG CCTATGCCTTGTGCGACAGCGGGTACGATGTTTGGCTTGGAAATTCCAGAGGCAACACTTACTCGCAGGTTCACAAGGAGTACACGGTTAAAGATAGACGATTTTGGGACTTCAG CTGGAACGAGATGGGATATTACGATCTGCCATCGATGATCGACTATATCCTAGAAACGACTGGTCATACGTCGTTGTACTACGTCGGCTACAGCCAGGGTACTACCATTTTTTACGTGATGGCGAGCGAAAGGCCAGAGTACAACGCGAAAGTCCGTGCTATGATCAGTCTCGCGCCAATTGCATTTCTCTCGAACCACCGAAGTCCTCTGCTCAAGTGCGTAGTTCACTTGTACACGCTGATGGAG TGGGGTTCGGCGTACTGTAATATCCACCAGTGGTTCCCAAGGAATAAACTCCAAGCCCGTGCTCTCGGTACTCTCATAAGAAATGCACCTGGGACCTTAACGCAAGGTGTGTGCACCTCGTGGCTTTACCTGATCGCCGGATTCGGCAGCAATCAACTCGACAGTTCCATGCTTCCTCTGATATTTGGACATTTCCCTGCGGGATCTTCGTACAAACAAATTGTTCATTACGGACAAAATATGAAGTCCG TAGgatatttcagaaaattcgATTACGGCAAGGAAGAAAATCTTAAATTATACGGAAGTGCCGTACCACCGAAGTATAACCTTGGCAAGGTCAAAGTTCCTGTCACTATATTCTACAGCGAGAACGACTTCATGACGGATCCTCGC GACGTGGCAACGCTGGCGGAAAAACTACCGAATTGCATCGAGAAATACAAAATTCCGTATCCCAAATTCAATCATATCGATTACCTGTGGGGGATGGATGCTAGGACTCTTGTCTACAACTACATCATAAAGATTCTCAAGCGGTCCTAG
- the LOC105691302 gene encoding gamma-aminobutyric acid receptor subunit beta-like isoform X2, whose product MLPRHVRILVFLLFYSQDHRVGGTKDSSSTNTGMSDRLENVTQTISRILEGYDIRLRPNFGGEPLLVGMDLTIASFDAISEVNMDYTITMYLNQYWKDERLAFSNEEEVLTLSGDFAEKIWVPDTFFANDKNSFLHDVTERNKLVRLSGDGSVTYGMRFTTTLACMMDLHYYPLDSQNCTVEIESYGYTVLDVVMYWKETPVRGVEEAELPQFTIIGYETNDRKERLATGIYQRLSLSFKLQRNIGYFVFQTYLPSILIVMLSWVSFWINHEATSARVALGITTVLTMTTISTGVRSSLPRISYVKAIDIYLVMCFVFVFAALLEYAAVNYTYWGARAKKKTKKKDGTEKKAATTPKIGAGSKPGTPFADATDADIIELQDLRMSPLPSIRSRSGIGAGSGIAGVAVKDHDPAKFPPSFRISRAAGYTTHCRTSGLRYRGNRQHKPKVLHALRRGASVLKASMPKIKDVNVIDKYSRIIFPVSFLLFNAVYWIFYVL is encoded by the exons ATGTTACCGAGGCATGTTCGCATCCTGGTATTTCTTCTGTTCTATTCTCAAGATCACAGAGTTGG GGGCACCAAAGATAGCAGCTCGACGAACACGGGGATGTCGGATAGGCTGGAAAATGTCACCCAGACGATTTCCAGGATCCTCGAAGGATACGACATCAGATTGAGGCCCAACTTTGGCG GGGAGCCACTTCTGGTGGGGATGGATCTGACCATCGCCAGTTTCGATGCCATATCAGAAGTTAATATG GATTACACGATCACCATGTACCTCAATCAATACTGGAAAGACGAAAGATTGGCATTTTCCAACGAAGAAGAAGTCCTGACGCTCAGCGGAGATTTTGCCGAAAAGATCTGGGTGCCCGACACCTTTTTTGCCAACGATAAAAATAG cTTTCTTCACGATGTTACCGAGCGGAATAAATTGGTGCGATTATCCGGCGACGGTTCCGTTACCTACGGTATGAGGTTCACGACGACCTTAGCCTGCATGATGGACCTTCATTACTATCCATTGGACTCTCAGAATTGCACCGTCGAGATTGAAAGTT ATGGGTACACGGTCCTCGACGTCGTCATGTACTGGAAAGAGACCCCCGTTCGGGGAGTCGAAGAAGCTGAACTACCCCAATTCACGATTATCGGCTACGAGACAAACGACCGGAAGGAAAGATTGGCTACTGGGATCTACCAGCGATTGTCCCTTAGTTTTAAACTACAAAGAAACATCGGCTACTTCGTGTTTCAAACATATCTTCCCAGCATTTTGATTGTGATGCTCAGCTGGGTCAGCTTTTGGATAAATCACGAGGCCACCAGCGCCAGAGTGGCTCTCG GTATTACGACGGTCttaacgatgacgacgatatcTACGGGGGTCAGAAGTTCCCTGCCAAGAATAAGTTACGTTAAGGCGATCGACATCTATCTCGTTATGTGTTTTGTATTCGTATTCGCCGCACTCCTCGAGTACGCCGCTGTTAACTACACCTACTGGGGAGCGAGGGCCAAAAagaagaccaaaaaaaaggatggaacTGAAAAGAAAGCAGCTACCACACCAAAAATTG GTGCAGGTAGTAAACCCGGCACCCCGTTCGCTGACGCGACCGACGCCGACATAATCGAGCTCCAGGATTTGAGGATGTCGCCGTTGCCGAGCATTAGAAGCAGATCGGGAATTGGGGCTGGCTCAGGAATCGCGGGGGTGGCAGTCAAGGATCACGATCCTGCCAAATTTCCACCGAGTTTTAGAATCTCACGGGCTGCTGGGTACACCACTCACTGCCGAACTAGTGGTCTTCGGTATCGAGGGAACAGACAGCACAAGCCCAAG GTGTTACATGCATTACGGAGGGGAGCTTCGGTGCTAAAAGCTTCTAtgccaaaaataaaagacgttAACGTGATCGACAAATATTCAAGAATTATATTTCCGGTTAGTTTTCTTCTGTTCAACGCTGTGTACTGGATTTTCTACGTCCTGTAG